A part of Thermotoga petrophila RKU-1 genomic DNA contains:
- the ttuA gene encoding tRNA-5-methyluridine(54) 2-sulfurtransferase: protein MKCTKCGKPASVKLRHYNIKLCKEHFNEFIEQRVEKAIKKFKMFGRNSKILIAVSGGKDSVSLWHMLKKLGYEVDALFIRAGKSGMVQKAQEIVEKNAELLNTKLHIVDATEYFGGLSTQEISIMLRRPVCSICGVVRRYLMNKFAYENGYDVVVTGHNLNDEASVLLGNILHWQEGYLERQWPLLPKTHEKLVPKAKPLVLNYEEDIKLYATLNEIPHLEMACPFSVGATSLVYKKILRELEEEQPGITLNFYLGFLKRKKEPKFEVEGLRECKECGYPTTAEVCSFCRLRKQVEKRKNKAPA from the coding sequence ATGAAGTGTACCAAGTGTGGAAAACCCGCCTCGGTTAAGTTGAGACACTACAACATAAAGCTCTGCAAAGAACACTTCAACGAATTCATAGAACAAAGGGTGGAGAAAGCGATAAAAAAGTTCAAAATGTTCGGCAGAAATTCGAAAATATTGATAGCTGTTTCCGGTGGAAAGGACAGTGTTTCCCTGTGGCACATGTTGAAAAAACTTGGCTACGAGGTGGACGCACTGTTCATCAGAGCCGGAAAAAGCGGAATGGTCCAGAAAGCTCAGGAAATCGTTGAAAAAAACGCAGAGCTTCTCAACACTAAACTTCACATAGTCGATGCAACGGAATACTTCGGAGGCCTTTCCACTCAGGAAATCTCCATTATGTTGAGGAGACCTGTTTGTTCTATTTGTGGGGTCGTGAGAAGGTATCTCATGAACAAATTTGCCTACGAAAACGGTTACGATGTGGTGGTCACGGGGCACAACCTGAACGATGAAGCGTCCGTTTTGCTGGGAAACATCCTTCACTGGCAGGAAGGATATCTGGAGAGGCAGTGGCCGCTCCTTCCAAAAACCCATGAAAAACTCGTTCCAAAGGCCAAACCACTCGTTTTGAACTACGAAGAAGACATAAAACTGTACGCAACTCTGAACGAGATACCACACCTCGAGATGGCCTGTCCATTCTCCGTGGGAGCAACTTCACTCGTATACAAAAAGATCCTGCGGGAACTCGAAGAAGAACAACCCGGAATCACGCTGAATTTCTATCTTGGGTTTTTGAAAAGAAAAAAAGAGCCAAAATTCGAAGTGGAAGGACTCAGGGAATGCAAAGAATGTGGTTATCCAACGACGGCAGAGGTGTGTTCCTTCTGCAGACTCAGAAAACAGGTAGAGAAAAGAAAAAACAAGGCCCCCGCATGA
- a CDS encoding adenosine-specific kinase, with translation MSIQLEVVDVAIPENANIILGHSHFIKTVEDLYEVMVTTNPNLKFGIAFNEASGPCLIRHEGNDEELVNQAIETAKKIGAGHTFVIYIRGGYPINILNQIKNVQEVCRIYTATANPLQVIVGITSQGRAVLGVVDGYSPKGVEGDEDKRKRHAFLREITKYKK, from the coding sequence GTGAGTATACAGCTCGAGGTCGTGGACGTTGCCATTCCGGAAAATGCCAATATTATTCTGGGACATTCTCATTTTATCAAGACGGTTGAGGATCTGTACGAGGTGATGGTGACAACGAATCCAAACCTCAAGTTCGGTATAGCCTTCAACGAAGCGAGTGGGCCGTGTCTCATCAGGCACGAAGGAAACGACGAAGAGTTAGTGAATCAGGCGATCGAAACGGCGAAGAAAATAGGTGCCGGCCACACCTTTGTGATCTACATAAGAGGTGGTTATCCCATCAACATCCTGAACCAGATCAAGAACGTTCAGGAGGTATGCAGGATATACACGGCAACAGCGAATCCTTTACAGGTGATCGTGGGTATCACTTCTCAGGGAAGAGCGGTACTCGGAGTGGTTGACGGGTACTCACCCAAAGGTGTGGAAGGCGATGAAGACAAAAGGAAAAGACACGCGTTTCTCAGGGAGATCACAAAGTACAAAAAATGA
- a CDS encoding ATP-dependent Clp protease ATP-binding subunit, whose product MFDKFSEKTAQIFVTAQEEAKELGHSYVGTEHLLLAILKVDRSPAVELLEEMGASYSKVRSEIISMVGMGMRGFVPSPQMTPRAKRVTELAYEEAKILGSDKINPEHLLLGILREGEGIAIHILRKLGVDIATLRREIIDIYSYSSNKSLEYEEEEDYTYRSVKQLEGFGVNLTELAAKKELDPVIGREEEIERVMQVLVRRKKNNPVLIGDPGVGKTAIVEGLAQRIVAGDVPEILKNKVIFSLDVAALVAGTKYRGEFEKRMKKLLQIVTKDKNIILFIDEIHTIVGAGSAEGAIDAANILKPALARGEISCIGATTPDEYRKYIEKDAALERRFQKIYVKEPTEEETLEILKGLKRKYESHHKVIYTDKALEAAVYLSKRYITDHYLPDKAIDVIDEAGARARLKVFVLPPELKSMKLELERIRSDKELAVLNQDYEKAAQLKEEEMELEAEYRKRYAEWRRHAETAVVRVDVDDVAEVVSSWTGVPLKKIEETEVEKLLNLEEALHQRIVAQDEAIKAVARAIRRARSGLKDPRRPIGVFLFLGPTGVGKTELAKALAEYLFGDERALIRFDMSEYMERFSVSRLIGAPPGYVGYEEGGTLTEKVRRRPFSVILFDEIEKAHPDVFNILLQIMDDGRLTDSQGREVDFRNTIIIMTSNIGSSYINKSKRTLGFVGDNNEEKEFEKIKDLVLEEVKRTFRPEFLNRIDETIIFHPLNKEHIEQIIDILLRDLRKRLSEKNMKLVLTKSAKEFLVEKGFDPVYGARPLKRAIQRYVEDPLSEEILRGKFNEGDTIVCRARKDALRFTRKGEKKEKVVQ is encoded by the coding sequence ATGTTTGATAAGTTCTCGGAGAAGACAGCTCAGATATTTGTAACAGCCCAGGAGGAGGCAAAAGAACTCGGGCATTCGTACGTCGGAACGGAGCACCTTCTGCTTGCAATTCTAAAAGTAGATAGAAGCCCGGCCGTCGAACTCCTGGAAGAAATGGGAGCCTCGTACTCCAAGGTGAGATCCGAGATCATCTCCATGGTTGGCATGGGGATGAGAGGCTTTGTCCCTTCTCCTCAGATGACTCCAAGAGCCAAAAGAGTGACCGAACTCGCATACGAAGAGGCGAAGATTCTTGGAAGTGACAAGATAAACCCGGAGCATCTTCTCCTTGGTATTCTGAGAGAGGGAGAAGGGATTGCAATACACATTCTGAGGAAACTTGGAGTAGATATCGCCACTCTGAGAAGAGAGATCATTGATATCTACTCTTACTCCTCGAACAAAAGCCTGGAGTACGAAGAAGAAGAGGATTACACTTACAGAAGTGTGAAACAACTTGAAGGCTTCGGTGTGAACCTCACGGAACTTGCAGCTAAGAAAGAACTCGACCCAGTTATTGGAAGAGAAGAAGAAATAGAGAGGGTGATGCAGGTTCTTGTCAGGAGGAAGAAAAACAATCCTGTCCTCATAGGAGATCCTGGGGTTGGAAAAACAGCGATAGTTGAAGGTCTGGCCCAGAGGATTGTTGCCGGAGATGTGCCCGAGATCTTGAAAAACAAAGTGATCTTCTCTCTTGATGTGGCAGCGCTGGTTGCGGGAACCAAGTACAGAGGTGAATTCGAAAAGAGGATGAAAAAGCTCCTTCAGATAGTGACCAAGGATAAGAACATCATCCTCTTCATAGACGAGATACACACCATAGTGGGTGCTGGATCGGCTGAGGGAGCGATCGATGCTGCGAACATTTTAAAGCCCGCTCTCGCACGTGGGGAGATAAGCTGTATAGGTGCCACTACACCGGACGAATACAGGAAGTACATTGAAAAGGATGCAGCTCTGGAGAGAAGGTTTCAGAAGATATACGTGAAAGAACCAACCGAGGAAGAGACGCTTGAAATACTGAAAGGTTTGAAGAGAAAATACGAGTCGCATCATAAGGTGATTTATACCGACAAGGCTCTGGAGGCGGCCGTTTATCTTTCCAAGAGATACATAACTGACCACTATCTACCGGACAAGGCGATCGATGTGATAGACGAGGCAGGTGCCAGAGCGAGATTGAAGGTATTTGTGCTTCCTCCAGAACTGAAGAGTATGAAATTAGAACTGGAAAGGATAAGAAGTGATAAGGAGCTCGCTGTTCTGAACCAGGATTACGAAAAAGCGGCCCAACTGAAAGAAGAGGAAATGGAGCTGGAAGCGGAATATAGAAAGAGGTACGCGGAATGGAGAAGACACGCGGAAACGGCCGTAGTGAGGGTAGACGTGGATGACGTGGCCGAGGTGGTGTCTTCCTGGACGGGCGTTCCTCTCAAAAAGATCGAAGAAACGGAAGTCGAAAAGCTTCTCAATCTCGAAGAGGCTCTCCACCAGAGAATCGTTGCTCAGGACGAAGCCATAAAAGCTGTAGCCAGGGCCATAAGAAGAGCAAGAAGTGGTTTGAAGGATCCAAGAAGGCCGATAGGTGTGTTCCTGTTCCTCGGTCCAACGGGTGTTGGAAAGACAGAGCTTGCAAAGGCGCTCGCAGAGTACCTGTTCGGGGATGAAAGGGCCCTCATCAGGTTCGACATGAGCGAATACATGGAGAGGTTCTCCGTTTCAAGGCTCATAGGAGCACCTCCAGGGTACGTGGGTTACGAAGAAGGCGGTACTCTCACGGAGAAAGTGAGAAGAAGACCGTTCTCGGTGATCCTGTTCGACGAAATAGAGAAGGCACATCCGGACGTGTTCAACATACTGCTTCAGATAATGGACGATGGAAGACTCACGGATTCTCAGGGACGTGAAGTTGATTTCAGGAACACGATCATCATCATGACCAGTAACATTGGAAGCTCTTACATCAACAAGTCCAAGAGAACACTCGGGTTTGTAGGTGACAACAACGAAGAGAAGGAATTCGAGAAAATAAAGGATCTCGTTCTGGAAGAGGTGAAAAGAACGTTCAGACCGGAGTTCCTGAACAGGATCGATGAAACGATCATCTTCCATCCGTTGAATAAAGAACACATCGAACAGATCATCGATATACTCTTGAGAGATCTAAGGAAGAGACTCTCGGAGAAGAACATGAAGCTTGTACTGACAAAGAGTGCAAAGGAGTTCTTGGTTGAAAAGGGATTCGATCCGGTTTACGGAGCAAGACCTCTGAAGAGAGCGATACAGAGATACGTGGAAGATCCTCTCTCTGAAGAGATCCTGAGAGGTAAGTTCAACGAAGGAGATACGATCGTCTGTAGGGCTCGCAAAGATGCTCTTCGATTCACCAGAAAGGGTGAAAAGAAGGAGAAGGTGGTCCAGTGA